CGTGTAAAATACATCAATGTCTTTTAGAATTTTAATTTCATTAAATCTTATACCCAGCGAAGTTCTGCCTTCAATTAGCTCATAACTTGCTTCGGTTTTGAGTAAAATATTAACTATGTAGTCATTACCTTTTCTGGAGACTACATACCTGTCTATAATGGGATCTTCTACAATCTCCTCACCTTCCTGAAAGGTTGCTCCACTTGATACTATTTCAACAACATAATTTTTTTCATTAATCTTATTGATTTTTACACTATTGGGCGATACATTGTCAATCATAAGGAATCTCTGAGTCTTGTTGTAGACAACAAGACCCTTGCTTTTTCTGAATATGATAATAAGTCCATCATCCAACTCACGAATGTCAAATTTTCTAACATTAGTCTCTATTGAAATGTATAAATTGCCTTCAACTTCATTTATTTTTACTCTCTCAATGACTCCACTGTTTAATTCATATGTTTCTCTAATTGAAGCCATCTTGTGACAATCTTCTATGGTAACCATAATGCCGTTTCTAATCTTCATTCTTCCTATACTATAATTAACCTCTTTTTTGTTAAAATACAGGTTAACTCTCTCTTCATCATTTATCTGTTCAAACTTAATATCGGTCAAAATGCTGTATTTTGGCGAAGATTCAATCTCAACAGGTGATGTTGAAACATCTTTGTGTTCCGTCTCTTCTATCTCTTCATGTTTTATTTCTTCTTGCGTACCAAATACATCTCTTGGAATATTTAGAATAACACTGCTGCTTTCTTGTTCATTTACCGGTACTGTTTCAATCTTCTGTTCAAGCCCAAAACCATCAAATTGTTGAGAAAGCTGTTGTTGTAAATCTACTTCTTCTTTTTCCTCCGGTATTGTCCCTTTCTTTTTTCTTTCCAAACTTTTCAGCACTTCCTCCACTTTTTCGCGTGAAAATGGCTTAGTAATATAGCCAGCTGCTCCTTCTCTCAACGCCTCCTTAACAATGTCGTGAGTGTTTATAGCTGATATCATAATAACATCTGCAGAAGGATTGATACTCTTGATTTTCCTCAATAATTCAATACCACTCATATCCGGTAGCGTAATGTCCAATGTCACAACGTCCGGTGAAAACTCTTTAAGAATCTTTAATGCTTCACTCCCATTTGATGCTTCCCTAACAAGTTCAATACCCAACTCCTGCAATATTCCCTTCAGCACTTTTCTTATAAACACAGCATCGTCCACCATTAAAATTTTCATAACATTGCCACCCCTCTACCCTATAATTCACTAACTTTTTCTTTAAATACTTTAATTTTAGATGATTCTTTCAAATTTTTTAAAAATAAGTTAAATACTTCATTTTTCTTGTTTTTCAATACAATTGACCTTATTTCATCCTTAACTTCTTCCAGGGGAATTGTCTTAACATCAATTACCTTGACAATATGATATCCCAAATTGGTCTTTATAATGTTGCTAAGCTCACCTTTTGAAAGTTTAAAAACTTCCTCCTCAAAAACACTGCCATAACTCTGCTCCTTCTCACCTCTTCTAAAGTAATCTATTATACCTCCATTTTTCTTTGTGATGGCATCATCAGAATACTTTTTCGCAAGCTCAGAAATATCCGCACCATTTTTAATCTCTTTTATAAGTTTTTCAGCCAGTTTTCTCTTCTCAGCTTCTTCGGACCCGTTTTTTACTTCCAAAAAGATATCATAAATTTTTACTTTTTTGTATGCATTGATATTCTTCATATAATAATCTTTAATCTCACTATCACCTACAGTAACTTTTTGAGTAACAGCACTATAAAGCTTATTAATCAATCTGGTCTTTTCTAAATCTTTTCGAAAACGATTTTCATCTGATCCTATCTTCTTTAAATATTCATTAAAATACTTCAACATCTCAGAATTTGACTTAATATCTGATATGTATTTATCTACTTCTTTCTTTTCCTCACTGCT
The Caldicellulosiruptor morganii DNA segment above includes these coding regions:
- a CDS encoding peptidylprolyl isomerase, with amino-acid sequence MRKGRIFKFVFLALILICGLLVLFRENIKNFIDNNRVVLVVNDTQIRKNEYKIRYNTLKENAIQFSSRQDILDQVINGKKYRDLLKDELFDVLIEETLCLQEIKRRNITLSSEEKKEVDKYISDIKSNSEMLKYFNEYLKKIGSDENRFRKDLEKTRLINKLYSAVTQKVTVGDSEIKDYYMKNINAYKKVKIYDIFLEVKNGSEEAEKRKLAEKLIKEIKNGADISELAKKYSDDAITKKNGGIIDYFRRGEKEQSYGSVFEEEVFKLSKGELSNIIKTNLGYHIVKVIDVKTIPLEEVKDEIRSIVLKNKKNEVFNLFLKNLKESSKIKVFKEKVSEL